The DNA window gtgatcatgggcctcttggctgcatctctgatcagtcttctccttgtatgagctgaaagtttagagggacggccaggtcttggtagatttgcagtggtctgatactccttccatttcaatattatcgcttgcacaatgctccttgggatgtttcaagcttggtaaatctttttgtatccaaatccggctttaaacttcttcacaacagtatctcagacctgcctggtgtgttccttgttcttcatgatgctctctgcgcttttaacggacctctgagactatcacagtgcaggtgcatttatacggagacttgattacacacaggtggattgtatttatcatcattagtcatttaggtcaaaattggatcattcagagatcctcactgaacttctggagagagtttgctgcactgaaagtaaaggggctcaataattttgcacgcccaatttttcagtttttgatttgttaaaaaagtttgaaatatacaataaatgtcgttccacttcatgattgtgtcccacttgttgttgattattcacaaaaaaatacagttttatatctttatgtttgaagcctgaaatgtggcaaaaggtcgcaaagttcaagggggccgaatactttcgcaaggcactgtaggttgtTGGGAGTTGTATAGGAAGGTAATTAGCAACGAGAGAAAGGGGGACATGATAGATAGGTACATTTCATATTGTATAAAATACTTTCACATTTCTAAGATTATAAAGCACTAAATGATAGATGTGGCAGAGGGTCAGACAGGCAAATGAAGTGTCTCTGAAAACAATAGGCTACCCTGGTCACTGGACAACACTAAGGATGTAGATAGATAGCCTGTTTCTCAGGAAAGGAACGGAGGCTTTCTCACACAGTACAGTAATGGAATAGGAAGACTCTTTCAAGGTTGCGTTCTAATGCTGTAGGCAGTAGACAGAAGGATGAGCCCATCCTACACACAGTCCACATCATCCCCTTCGGCTCCCCACTCATCAAACCTCATCTGAGGGGAGGGGGCAGCAGGGTGGAGGCTGTTGATGTTGTCCAGGGCTTCTGGGTCCGGGTCGTCTCCCACGCCTGCCTCCATGTTGCCAGACTCCTCACGGTGAGTGCGGACATGCTTGCGCAGCGCCGCAGGCTCCTTGAAGGTGCGGTTGCAGAAGGGGCAGCTGCAGGGTTTCTCTCCGGTGTGGATGCGCTGGTGGTGCTTCAGGTGCTGCAGTCGGCTCAGACGCTTGCCACAGATGGCACACACGTAGGGCTTGTCACCAGTGTGGGTGCGCTGGTGCTTGCGCAGGCCGTCTAGGTGGCGGAAGATTTTAGGGCAATCAGAGCAGGAGTAGGGCTTCTCGCCGGTGTGAATGCGAAGGTGGGTTTTCAGGGCCCCCGACTCCCGGAAGCGTCGGCCACACACCCCACATGGGTAgggcttctctcccgtgtggaTGCGGATGTGCTTCTTCAGGCTGGAGATGAGGCGGAAGGTCTTCCCACACTCCAGACAATGGTGGGGGcgatctgcatctgggtctcctGGAGAGGTGGATGGTCCTGCTGTCCCTCCTGCTCTACCTGGGGACATGCTGTCACTTCCTACTGCTCCAGGGGACCTCAACGCCACTTTCTGTCCTGCCTGTCCCCCCTGAGACGGACCAAAGGTAGCAGCAGGTGGCCGCATGGGTTTTGGTTGGCGGAGAGAGTAGCTGCTGGAGCGTGATGACCCCTCCTGCTCCACCACATGGATGTATCCCAGATCATCCACATTCGGGGCAGTCTGCTCACCACCACCAGAACCCCCGGCGCTCCTCAGCCCTGCCCCTCTACTGCAGGTCTGCCCTGGACCTGAACTTGGACCAGGCCCTTGCTCTTCTTTGATCTCAAACCTTGGTCCTACTGCTTGGGTCCCCTGCTGCTGCCGCCTCTCATCTGTTTAGTACAAAATAACAGAAAGGGATGTCAGAAGCACATTGGATGTTTCCATTCATTCCAAATGAGCTACAACAAATTGGTAATGATATTCTCCCTCTTTATATCAACATATAAACATTTGATTGCCTTATGACAAATAGGAATAATTTACCTGGCCGGCTGGGGTCAGAGCAGATGTTAGGTGTGTTGGCAGCATAGGAGTCCATAGAATGGTTGGTCACAGAGCCATCTGATTGGATTGAGAGCTGACACATTTTATAGTCATCCCTGGAGTTATAACCATGCAGAGACTCACTGAGAGAGCCACCCATCTCTAGGTCGACCCCGGAAACACACCGGCCGTCCGCACCGTTCACATTACGATTGCTCTGGCGGTCCCTGTCCATAGCTGTGGTCATAGAGCCAATAGATGTGAGAGACGGGGCGAAAACCGATTGACCCATGGTCTGTGCACCGGGGAAAGGAATTTGCAACTGGTCGATTAACTTTTGGGCGCTGCTAAGGCATTCCTGTAACGTCCTCAATTCCACTTTGAGTCTTTCGTTCTCCTGCTCCTTGTTAACCAGCTCTTGTTGGGTCTCGTTGAGTACAAGTACTACCTCGCCCAAGAGGGTATCTACAGCAGCGGTTAACGTGGTTTGAATGGTCGGGGCTAGACGTGTCTTCAGTGAGGATACAGTCATGTTGCCCTGGCATGCTTGGTGCCCATACTCAGCCTTCCCTACTTTACGATCATAACAAGGagtagtcccagatctgtttggggTGTTGATTATACTTTGTTTACGATTAGGACCACCGGTTGTGCTATTGATACTCAACGGAGAATCCACGCCGCTATTACAATTTCCTCGCCTGGATGCCATAGCTAGGTAGTTACTACGGTGACCAGCTAGCGCCGCCTGTGAATAACACAACTTCAGTAGCTAGCAAATTCTTTGAACTAGCTATTAGTTAGTCTAACGTGAAAGTTAAGTAGCTAGCCTTAAGCAGTGCTACCTACCTGTTACGATCATAGTGATGACAATGCGTCAACTTAGTTATtgacaagttagctagctagctcactgaCGTTAGTTCAAGCGGAAAAAattaactaacgttagctggctagctacgtTAGCAGGCAAGCTAACGTAAATTGACTCCGTAATGCTAGTTAGAAAGCAAAATATACTGACAGTGATGAATAAAAATGTTCTGGAAAATTCAGCAACATAAGTTTGTTACTAATATAACGTTATATTAAAAGCGTGTCTGGGGTAAACTTGCACTGTTATATAAAAGATAGTGATCCTCGTCGCAATGCCTAAAGCGACTCGACGTCCATCTTCTAGGTAGAGTAGGGGCGTTTCACCGTCGCACATGAATGACGTACCACTGTTCTGAGGTGTAGTCATTATGCCGAttatgttgcaaaacgtttcgtcTGTTGTAAAACGTTTTGAACAGAAACCGTTTACCCCAAACGGAAaatgcaaacgagagtttctattagaCAAATATAAGGTAGGTCCCATAGAAATAAGAATACCATAAATACGAATATTCTTATTTCTATagtaggtccctccccgtttcgtcCCGTTTATACCTTTTGGTTATTAAACGGTAAATGGTTTcggtaatgaatacacccctgcatTTATCGCTGATATGAAAGTCAGTTCCAAAAGTTTCGAACATTGTATGCACCCAAGGCGTATTTTCGTTGAGACGGAGCACTTGAGGCAGCGGTCGGAGCGTCGGGGAGCAGGCATCAGACAGCTTCGTtataatatgtatttttttatttctatgaAGCCTTTATTTCagcagggagtcatgctgagaccacggTCTCTTTCGCAGATGAGACATGCAtgaacacatcaataaacaacaattacactatttattatttttaacctttatttaactaggcagttaagaacaaattattattttacaatgaaggactaccccggccaaaccctaacccagacaatgctgggccaattgtgcaccctCCTATGGGACTcgccaatcacagccggttgtgatacagcctggaatcaaaccagggtctgtagtgacgcctttagcactgagatgcagtgccttagactgctgcgccactcaggagcccacacTATACATAGGCTAtctatactgagcaaaaatataaacgcaacatgtaaagtgttgaacccatgtttcatgagctgaaatataagatcacagaaatgttccatatgcacaaaaagcttatccctgttagtgagcatttctcctttgccaagata is part of the Oncorhynchus clarkii lewisi isolate Uvic-CL-2024 chromosome 10, UVic_Ocla_1.0, whole genome shotgun sequence genome and encodes:
- the LOC139419584 gene encoding uncharacterized protein; protein product: MASRRGNCNSGVDSPLSINSTTGGPNRKQSIINTPNRSGTTPCYDRKVGKAEYGHQACQGNMTVSSLKTRLAPTIQTTLTAAVDTLLGEVVLVLNETQQELVNKEQENERLKVELRTLQECLSSAQKLIDQLQIPFPGAQTMGQSVFAPSLTSIGSMTTAMDRDRQSNRNVNGADGRCVSGVDLEMGGSLSESLHGYNSRDDYKMCQLSIQSDGSVTNHSMDSYAANTPNICSDPSRPDERRQQQGTQAVGPRFEIKEEQGPGPSSGPGQTCSRGAGLRSAGGSGGGEQTAPNVDDLGYIHVVEQEGSSRSSSYSLRQPKPMRPPAATFGPSQGGQAGQKVALRSPGAVGSDSMSPGRAGGTAGPSTSPGDPDADRPHHCLECGKTFRLISSLKKHIRIHTGEKPYPCGVCGRRFRESGALKTHLRIHTGEKPYSCSDCPKIFRHLDGLRKHQRTHTGDKPYVCAICGKRLSRLQHLKHHQRIHTGEKPCSCPFCNRTFKEPAALRKHVRTHREESGNMEAGVGDDPDPEALDNINSLHPAAPSPQMRFDEWGAEGDDVDCV